In Myotis daubentonii chromosome 10, mMyoDau2.1, whole genome shotgun sequence, one genomic interval encodes:
- the LOC132211515 gene encoding ubiquitin-conjugating enzyme E2 L3-like: protein MAASRRLVKELEEIRKHGMKNFRNIQVDDANVLTWQGLIVPDNPPYDKGAFRIEINFPAEYPFKPPKVTFKTKIYHPNVDDKGQVCLPVISAENWKPATKTHQVIQALIALVNEPQPEHPLRADLAEEYAKDRKQFWTNAEEFTKKYGEKRPVD from the coding sequence atggcggccagcaggagGCTGGTGAAGGAGCTGGAAGAAATCCGCAAACACGGAATGAAAAACTTCCGTAACATCCAGGTAGATGACGCCAATGTACTGACTTGGCAAGGGCTCATCGTTCCTGACAACCCTCCCTATGACAAGGGGGCCTTCAGAATCGAAATCAACTTTCCCGCAGAATACCCATTCAAGCCGCCGAAGGTCACCTTTAAGACGAAGATCTACCACCCCAACGTCGATGACAAGGGCCAGGTCTGCCTGCCAGTGATCAGCGCCGAAAACTGGAAGCCAGCGACGAAAACCCACCAGGTGATCCAGGCCCTCATTGCGCTGGTGAACGAGCCCCAGCCGGAGCACCCGCTTCGCGCCGACCTGGCCGAGGAGTACGCCAAGGACCGGAAACAGTTCTGGACGAACGCGGAGGAGTTCACCAAGAAATACGGGGAGAagcggcctgtggactaa